In the genome of Desulfofalx alkaliphila DSM 12257, one region contains:
- a CDS encoding basic amino acid ABC transporter substrate-binding protein: MKKLLRLGLVLVTVMALMMAAVGCGGGDKPADEKAGDDAGKQALKVAFEPTFAPFELTNEAGEYVGFDIDLIKAIAEVQGLEVELQSLGFDGLIPALQVGQVDVVISGMTITEKRAEQVNFSIPYYESGLVIAVRSDNDSIEKPEDLAGKTIAAQIGTTGAMAAEEFAEEYGATVRTFNTTDLVFMELTNGGVDAVINDLPVTQEYLDKRADGRLKIVGDVLEGEDYFGIAVAKDNTELLETINEGLLKLKENGTYAEIYKKWFYGYEPPEYLPGNPS, from the coding sequence GTGAAAAAGTTGTTGAGACTGGGCCTGGTGCTGGTGACCGTGATGGCCCTAATGATGGCTGCAGTGGGCTGCGGCGGCGGAGACAAACCTGCCGATGAAAAGGCAGGGGACGATGCAGGTAAGCAAGCTTTAAAGGTGGCCTTTGAACCCACTTTTGCCCCCTTTGAGCTTACCAACGAAGCCGGTGAGTATGTCGGTTTTGATATTGACTTAATTAAAGCCATTGCAGAGGTTCAAGGCTTAGAAGTGGAACTGCAGAGCTTGGGTTTTGACGGTTTGATTCCGGCCCTGCAGGTGGGACAGGTGGATGTGGTTATTTCCGGTATGACCATCACCGAGAAGCGTGCTGAACAAGTTAACTTTTCAATACCCTATTATGAGTCCGGTTTGGTAATTGCAGTACGTTCTGACAACGACAGCATAGAAAAACCTGAGGACTTGGCCGGCAAAACCATTGCCGCACAGATAGGTACCACCGGAGCCATGGCGGCAGAAGAATTTGCAGAGGAATATGGTGCCACTGTAAGAACCTTTAATACCACCGACCTGGTCTTCATGGAATTGACCAATGGCGGTGTTGATGCGGTAATTAACGATTTACCGGTAACCCAGGAGTATTTAGACAAGCGGGCCGACGGCCGATTGAAAATAGTGGGTGATGTACTTGAAGGCGAGGATTATTTTGGTATAGCCGTGGCCAAAGACAACACCGAACTGTTGGAGACAATTAACGAAGGTTTGTTGAAGTTGAAAGAAAACGGCACCTATGCAGAAATTTATAAAAAGTGGTTTTACGGCTATGAGCCGCCGGAGTACCTGCCAGGCAACCCTTCATAG
- a CDS encoding amino acid ABC transporter permease yields MEVIINALPMMIVGAGISLLITIVGITIGSVLGLISALARLSNRKFPRLLGTAYVDFFRGTPLLVQIMLVYFGIPRLIIILNEQWAAMSGSQVAGSFTWNIWVAVIITISLNSGAYIAEIFRGGIQSIEKGQMEAARSLGMTQAQAMRLVILPQAFKRIIPPMGNEFVILLKDSSLFSIIGFAELARVTQLEVARTYATFELWMTCAMIYLIMTITFSRLSDKLEERLKESD; encoded by the coding sequence ATGGAAGTAATTATTAATGCCCTGCCAATGATGATTGTTGGCGCGGGTATATCACTGTTAATAACTATTGTAGGTATAACCATAGGAAGTGTTTTGGGATTAATTTCTGCCCTTGCCCGTTTAAGTAATAGGAAGTTTCCCCGCTTGTTGGGCACTGCATATGTGGATTTCTTTAGGGGCACACCGCTATTGGTGCAAATTATGTTGGTGTACTTTGGTATTCCGCGCCTGATAATTATTTTAAATGAGCAGTGGGCGGCAATGAGCGGCAGTCAAGTTGCCGGTAGTTTTACATGGAATATATGGGTTGCCGTTATCATTACCATTTCTTTAAACAGTGGCGCCTATATAGCAGAAATTTTCCGGGGCGGCATTCAATCCATTGAAAAGGGTCAGATGGAGGCTGCCCGCTCCTTGGGTATGACCCAGGCCCAGGCTATGCGCCTGGTAATCCTGCCCCAGGCTTTTAAAAGAATTATTCCTCCCATGGGTAACGAATTTGTAATATTATTAAAGGACAGTTCTCTGTTTTCGATTATTGGTTTTGCAGAGCTGGCCAGGGTTACTCAGTTGGAGGTGGCCCGTACTTACGCCACCTTTGAATTGTGGATGACCTGTGCAATGATTTATCTTATTATGACGATTACCTTCTCCCGATTATCTGATAAATTGGAAGAAAGATTAAAAGAAAGTGACTAG
- a CDS encoding amino acid ABC transporter ATP-binding protein — translation MISVKNLYKNFGSLEVLKDINCEVKEKEVVVVIGPSGSGKSTFLRCINKLEEPTSGKIIFDGYDITDAATDINMVRQEVGMVFQRFNLFPHRTALENITMAPINVRKLSVQESEKIARELLQKVGLSDKADEYPNKLSGGQQQRVAIARALAMRPKVMLFDEPTSALDPEMVGEVLAVMKQLAQEGMTMVVVTHEMGFAREVGDRVIFMDDGRIVEEGTPDQIFGNAQNTRTRSFLSKIL, via the coding sequence ATTATCAGTGTTAAGAATTTGTATAAGAACTTTGGCAGTTTGGAAGTGTTAAAGGATATTAACTGTGAAGTGAAGGAAAAAGAAGTGGTGGTGGTAATAGGGCCATCGGGTTCCGGCAAAAGTACTTTTTTGCGCTGCATAAATAAGCTTGAGGAACCCACTTCGGGAAAAATCATTTTTGACGGTTATGATATCACAGACGCCGCTACCGATATTAATATGGTGCGTCAGGAAGTGGGTATGGTTTTTCAGCGCTTTAACTTGTTTCCCCATCGCACGGCCTTGGAAAATATTACCATGGCCCCCATTAATGTGCGGAAGTTATCTGTGCAGGAAAGTGAAAAAATAGCCAGGGAGCTGTTGCAAAAGGTTGGTCTGTCAGATAAGGCAGATGAGTACCCCAATAAACTTTCCGGCGGTCAACAGCAAAGGGTGGCCATTGCCAGGGCACTGGCCATGCGCCCCAAGGTGATGCTTTTTGACGAGCCCACCAGCGCCTTGGACCCTGAAATGGTTGGGGAGGTGCTGGCTGTAATGAAACAGCTGGCCCAGGAAGGAATGACCATGGTGGTGGTGACCCATGAGATGGGTTTTGCCCGGGAGGTTGGAGACAGGGTAATATTTATGGACGACGGTCGTATTGTGGAAGAGGGCACCCCTGATCAGATTTTTGGGAACGCCCAAAACACAAGGACCAGATCTTTTTTAAGTAAAATTCTATAA
- a CDS encoding transcriptional regulator has translation MIDLTMTQYFSGVTNRLPEEADRVLRALHEEGKMNKEELSLTAKVKRAVLDHVIMQLYALGLVEVTSEGKSKICSITKLGEEYFHLYRQAI, from the coding sequence ATGATTGACTTGACAATGACACAATATTTCAGCGGGGTGACCAACCGCTTACCCGAAGAGGCAGATAGGGTGCTAAGGGCGCTGCATGAAGAAGGAAAAATGAATAAAGAAGAACTCTCTTTAACCGCTAAAGTAAAACGTGCAGTGCTCGACCATGTAATAATGCAATTGTATGCCCTGGGATTAGTTGAAGTTACTTCTGAAGGAAAAAGCAAAATTTGCTCAATTACCAAACTGGGGGAAGAATATTTTCACCTATACAGACAGGCCATATAA
- the recJ gene encoding single-stranded-DNA-specific exonuclease RecJ, which yields MRKIIYDNKKLWRVKSSNPTLKIILANQLNISELLAEMLINRGIHTVEEARAFLDCRLDRLHDPFLLKDIDKALEVIMDCLKNGKPILVNGDYDVDGISGTALLVNALHRLGGVVDYHIPQRQQGYGLHKETLQWAAEEGYCLVITVDCGINALEEAELARQLGLTLVITDHHEPGEVLPKAVAVINPKREDCLYPFKELAGVGVALKLVQAVYQKVGLPYHSWHDLLDVACLGTVADIVPLLGENRIIVKHGLVQLKNSPNLGLAALKEVSKITNRLINTKDVGFALGPRLNAAGRVGDPRLGVELLLCPEPERAKEIAEDLDRSNRERQNIETRVLDEALLMLEEQPHLLEDTVLVLASEDWHPGVIGIVASRLLERYHRPVLMISLEGEEGKGSARSIEGFNLYNALEHCKEYLIQFGGHEKAAGFSINAANIDDFRRAINDYARSVLDEEALMPSVNIDKIIYPDEINEDIVEELALIAPFGHCNPSPVLGCREVNMGDWRTVGEKRNHLKVKVCGERVTLDGIGFDLACCEELLAAGKPVDVAFVPEINEWNNRRMVQLKIKDICHRAVIRSEGIRCQYFPEDLTRFSEDLLQNKNLRLLSPDYILLKLELYKKNGPVEEPLREMSTDFWDKISLHDYRECPDRLGLLADSIGPESVVVLVTSGYQVIELAHSLALKRPELAHRIAYYCRGMTEDIGEYIKQLSKPDSGVVLITTPNLAKDLGIKDLGKAILYYPPFSARGLLSAAEAAGTNGDLYFMFKTEDIAAASKVLTTFAPERDSFVALYRFLVRKVGMNKIVELPAEELREVLTEDGGALVEDYTVALSMQVFAELDLLRFGYRKGIYQVKMLPRPSHKLDLESSKTFKWTNNISLEGLQFISILVSGNLKHISKLPYL from the coding sequence ATGAGAAAAATAATTTATGACAATAAAAAATTGTGGCGTGTAAAATCCAGTAATCCTACGCTTAAAATTATACTGGCTAATCAATTAAATATTTCAGAATTGTTGGCAGAAATGCTTATTAACAGAGGAATTCATACCGTAGAGGAAGCCCGGGCTTTCTTGGACTGCCGCTTGGATCGCCTCCATGATCCATTTTTGTTAAAAGATATTGATAAGGCATTGGAAGTAATAATGGATTGCCTTAAAAACGGAAAACCCATTTTAGTAAACGGCGACTACGATGTTGACGGTATTTCCGGAACCGCTCTCTTGGTCAATGCCCTCCACCGCTTGGGCGGGGTGGTTGATTACCATATACCCCAGCGCCAGCAGGGGTATGGTCTACACAAGGAAACACTGCAATGGGCTGCAGAGGAAGGCTATTGCTTAGTCATTACCGTTGATTGCGGCATAAATGCGCTGGAAGAAGCTGAACTGGCCCGGCAGCTGGGATTGACCTTGGTAATTACCGATCACCACGAGCCGGGAGAAGTGCTGCCCAAGGCGGTGGCGGTAATAAACCCTAAAAGGGAGGATTGCCTGTACCCCTTTAAAGAGCTTGCCGGTGTGGGGGTGGCTTTGAAACTGGTACAGGCCGTTTACCAAAAGGTGGGCCTACCCTACCATTCCTGGCATGACCTGCTGGATGTGGCCTGTCTGGGAACGGTGGCCGATATTGTTCCTTTATTGGGTGAAAACAGAATTATAGTCAAGCATGGTTTAGTACAGTTAAAAAACAGTCCTAACCTCGGTTTAGCTGCATTGAAAGAGGTTAGCAAGATAACCAATAGATTGATTAACACCAAAGATGTGGGCTTTGCCCTAGGACCGCGGTTAAACGCAGCGGGGCGAGTGGGTGACCCGCGCTTAGGGGTGGAGCTGTTGCTGTGCCCGGAACCTGAACGGGCCAAGGAAATTGCAGAGGATTTAGATAGGAGTAATCGGGAACGGCAAAATATTGAGACCAGGGTTCTGGATGAAGCTTTACTGATGTTAGAAGAGCAGCCACATTTGTTAGAGGACACTGTTTTGGTGTTGGCCTCAGAAGACTGGCATCCGGGTGTAATTGGCATTGTTGCCTCCCGCCTGCTGGAGCGCTACCATCGTCCGGTGTTGATGATTTCCCTGGAAGGGGAAGAAGGTAAAGGATCCGCCCGCAGTATAGAGGGTTTTAACTTATACAATGCATTGGAGCATTGCAAGGAATATTTGATTCAGTTTGGCGGGCATGAAAAGGCGGCGGGTTTTTCCATTAATGCCGCCAATATAGATGATTTTAGGCGGGCAATTAATGACTACGCCCGGTCGGTGCTTGACGAAGAAGCCTTAATGCCCAGTGTAAATATAGATAAGATTATTTACCCTGACGAGATTAATGAAGATATAGTTGAAGAGCTGGCCCTGATTGCACCCTTTGGCCATTGTAATCCCAGTCCGGTATTAGGTTGTCGAGAGGTAAACATGGGGGACTGGCGAACCGTCGGGGAAAAACGAAATCATTTAAAGGTGAAAGTCTGCGGTGAACGGGTGACCCTGGACGGTATCGGTTTTGACTTGGCCTGTTGTGAGGAACTCTTGGCCGCCGGGAAACCGGTGGATGTTGCCTTTGTACCGGAGATCAATGAGTGGAATAACCGCAGGATGGTACAATTAAAAATTAAAGATATTTGCCACAGGGCGGTTATTCGCAGTGAGGGCATCAGATGCCAATACTTTCCGGAGGACTTAACCCGATTCTCTGAAGATTTGCTGCAGAACAAAAATCTAAGGTTGTTAAGCCCCGATTATATTTTACTAAAGCTGGAACTTTACAAAAAAAATGGGCCCGTTGAAGAACCCTTGAGGGAGATGTCAACGGATTTTTGGGACAAAATATCTCTACACGATTACAGGGAATGTCCCGATCGATTGGGATTGCTGGCAGATTCAATTGGCCCTGAGTCGGTGGTGGTGCTGGTAACCAGTGGTTATCAGGTTATTGAACTGGCCCATTCCCTTGCATTAAAGCGCCCTGAACTGGCCCACCGCATTGCATATTACTGCCGGGGCATGACTGAGGATATTGGCGAATATATTAAGCAGCTTTCAAAGCCGGATTCCGGGGTAGTTTTAATAACCACCCCCAATTTAGCAAAGGATTTGGGCATCAAAGACCTGGGCAAGGCAATACTGTATTACCCACCCTTTAGTGCCCGGGGCTTGCTGTCAGCGGCAGAGGCGGCCGGAACCAACGGTGACCTCTACTTCATGTTTAAAACAGAAGACATAGCCGCGGCAAGTAAGGTGCTGACTACCTTTGCCCCGGAAAGGGACAGTTTTGTGGCTCTGTACCGTTTTTTAGTGCGCAAGGTTGGTATGAACAAAATAGTTGAGCTGCCTGCAGAAGAGCTGCGAGAGGTGTTAACGGAAGACGGCGGTGCCCTGGTTGAAGATTATACGGTGGCGCTGTCAATGCAGGTGTTTGCTGAACTGGATTTATTAAGGTTTGGCTACCGAAAAGGAATTTATCAGGTAAAAATGCTGCCAAGGCCCAGCCATAAGCTGGATTTGGAAAGTTCAAAGACCTTCAAATGGACCAATAACATTTCCCTGGAGGGTCTGCAGTTTATTTCTATTTTAGTTAGCGGCAACTTAAAACATATTTCTAAACTTCCTTACCTATAG
- a CDS encoding RelA/SpoT family protein: MSLAQLTEKIKSYNATADIAFLRKAYRYAEWAHFGQKRISGEDYFIHPVEVANILADMHLDMETVVGALLHDVVEDTGVTLEDIEHEFGEQVALLVDGVTKLKKLEFKSKVERQAENLRKMFLAMAKDIRVVLIKLADRLHNLRTLNYQTEAKQREKAEETLEIFAPLAHRLGIYRIKWELEDISFRYRYPEEYYRLKELVAATRQKREEFIQRVIDTLSVKLEDMDIQAEIKGRPKNFYSIYQKMKQQQKDFTEIYDVLAVRIIVETVKDCYGALGIAHTLWKPIPGRFKDYIAMPKTNMYQSLHTTVIGPSGEPFEIQIRTFDMHRTAEYGIAAHWRYKENIKGETAEQKMVWLRQLLDWQHDLRDAREFMEGLKIDIFAHSVFVFTPKGDVVELPAGSIPIDFAYRIHTDVGHRCIGAKVNGRIVPLDYKLKNGDITEIITKKSGGPSRDWLNIVKTSQAKARIKNWFKKEKKEENITKGKELLEREIRKQGLDLSILKSDQLLEVGRKLSLNSVDDIFAAVGDAQITPLMVLGRLKDGLNPPEKNLTADDLVSKKPGKGDWGKPTQGIRVKGIDNLLIRLAQCCNPVPGDDISGYITRGRGVSIHRSDCKNLKELQAVDPERLVEVTWDKNFDSSFHVKLEVTGMDRAGLLNDVLNVLLEMKINTNWVTARTRKDRMATIELALHLKSIEQMEFVLNKIKRVKDIYTVRRIAGGQSLAH; the protein is encoded by the coding sequence GTGTCCTTAGCACAGTTGACTGAAAAAATTAAAAGTTATAACGCCACAGCGGACATCGCCTTCCTGCGCAAAGCTTACCGTTATGCTGAATGGGCTCATTTTGGACAGAAGAGAATTTCCGGTGAAGACTATTTTATTCACCCCGTTGAAGTGGCTAACATTTTAGCTGACATGCATTTAGATATGGAGACGGTGGTGGGTGCACTGCTGCACGATGTGGTGGAAGACACCGGGGTCACACTGGAAGACATAGAGCATGAATTTGGAGAGCAAGTTGCTTTACTGGTGGATGGAGTAACAAAGTTAAAGAAACTGGAGTTTAAATCAAAGGTAGAACGGCAGGCTGAAAACTTGCGGAAGATGTTTTTGGCCATGGCCAAGGATATTAGGGTTGTACTGATCAAGCTTGCGGACAGACTGCATAATTTACGCACCTTAAACTACCAGACCGAAGCCAAACAGCGGGAAAAGGCAGAGGAAACGCTGGAAATATTTGCACCCCTGGCCCACCGCTTAGGTATCTATCGCATTAAGTGGGAATTGGAGGATATATCCTTTAGATATCGCTACCCGGAAGAATATTATAGGCTTAAAGAATTGGTGGCGGCCACCAGACAAAAACGGGAGGAATTTATTCAAAGGGTAATTGACACCTTAAGCGTCAAGTTGGAAGATATGGATATCCAGGCTGAAATAAAGGGCCGGCCCAAAAACTTTTACTCCATTTATCAAAAGATGAAGCAACAACAAAAAGACTTTACGGAGATCTACGATGTCCTGGCCGTAAGGATTATTGTGGAAACTGTGAAAGACTGTTACGGCGCATTGGGAATAGCCCACACCTTATGGAAGCCTATTCCCGGAAGGTTTAAAGACTATATAGCAATGCCTAAAACCAATATGTACCAGTCACTGCACACCACTGTGATAGGGCCTTCGGGGGAACCCTTTGAAATTCAAATACGCACCTTTGACATGCACCGCACGGCAGAATACGGTATTGCCGCCCACTGGCGATATAAGGAAAACATAAAGGGCGAGACCGCCGAGCAAAAAATGGTGTGGTTGAGACAACTGCTGGACTGGCAGCATGACTTGAGGGATGCCCGGGAGTTTATGGAGGGTCTGAAGATAGATATATTTGCCCATTCGGTCTTTGTCTTTACTCCTAAGGGCGATGTGGTGGAACTGCCTGCCGGTTCAATACCCATTGACTTTGCTTACCGTATTCACACCGATGTGGGACACCGGTGCATCGGGGCCAAAGTTAATGGCAGAATTGTACCGCTGGATTATAAACTGAAAAACGGCGACATTACAGAAATTATTACCAAAAAAAGCGGCGGGCCCAGCAGGGATTGGTTGAATATTGTTAAAACATCCCAGGCTAAAGCCCGTATTAAGAATTGGTTTAAGAAAGAAAAGAAAGAAGAGAACATTACAAAGGGCAAGGAGCTCTTGGAGCGTGAGATTAGAAAGCAGGGTTTAGACTTATCAATACTAAAGAGTGACCAACTGTTGGAGGTTGGACGCAAGCTCAGCCTTAACAGTGTGGACGATATCTTTGCGGCCGTGGGTGATGCCCAAATTACCCCCCTGATGGTGTTAGGGCGTCTGAAGGATGGCTTGAACCCGCCGGAAAAGAATTTGACAGCAGATGATTTGGTGTCTAAAAAACCCGGTAAAGGGGATTGGGGTAAACCCACCCAGGGCATTAGAGTAAAAGGGATTGACAACCTCCTTATTCGCTTGGCCCAATGCTGCAACCCTGTTCCGGGTGATGATATATCAGGATACATCACCCGCGGTCGGGGGGTTTCAATACACCGCAGTGATTGTAAAAACTTAAAGGAACTTCAAGCGGTGGACCCGGAACGCCTGGTAGAAGTAACCTGGGACAAGAATTTTGATTCCTCATTCCATGTGAAACTGGAGGTTACCGGCATGGACCGGGCGGGCCTCTTGAACGATGTTCTCAATGTACTGTTAGAAATGAAAATTAATACCAACTGGGTCACTGCTCGCACCCGTAAAGATAGGATGGCAACAATAGAGCTGGCCCTTCATCTAAAAAGTATTGAACAAATGGAATTTGTATTGAACAAAATTAAACGGGTAAAGGATATTTATACGGTGCGCAGGATTGCCGGAGGGCAATCTTTGGCACACTAG
- the dtd gene encoding D-aminoacyl-tRNA deacylase — MRAVVQRVSSGSVTVAGNTVGAINKGLVVLLGVGQQDTLEDAKYLAEKICGLRIFEDKEGKLNLSLMDIAGEVLVVSQFTLFGDCRRGRRPSFSNAAPPETAVKLYQQFVEHLRQMNVKVETGEFQQHMVVNIVNDGPVTLMLDSKKEF; from the coding sequence ATGCGTGCGGTGGTACAACGGGTTAGCTCCGGTTCGGTAACAGTTGCAGGGAATACCGTGGGTGCAATAAATAAAGGACTGGTTGTGCTGCTGGGTGTGGGGCAGCAGGATACCCTTGAGGATGCCAAGTATTTGGCAGAAAAGATATGTGGTTTACGGATTTTTGAGGATAAAGAGGGCAAGTTAAACCTATCTCTTATGGATATTGCAGGGGAAGTATTGGTTGTATCACAGTTTACCCTTTTCGGTGACTGTCGTCGGGGCCGCAGGCCCAGTTTTTCCAATGCCGCCCCGCCGGAAACGGCTGTCAAACTATATCAACAATTCGTTGAACATCTGCGGCAAATGAATGTTAAAGTGGAAACCGGAGAGTTTCAGCAGCATATGGTAGTAAACATTGTAAATGATGGCCCGGTTACTTTAATGTTGGATAGTAAAAAGGAATTTTAA